From Thermoflexus sp.:
GCCCACAGTGCCTGTCGCGGCGAAAGCATCCCGAAGCGCAGGTAGGGGGAAAGGCGGGATCCTCCCTCCCCATCGAGCCGCCTCCGCAGCGCTCGATAATGAAAAATGGGCGCGTCGTCTCCTTGCACAAAGACCCTCAGGCGCTCCCAGGCGGCTTGTTCCCCCGCGGGAAATCCTTCCGGGGTCCGGACTGCTGGCAGGGGAAGGCTCGGAAGCTCCGTCGGCATGCGCCAGCGGCTGGGGATGGCCTTCTCGGACAGGACTGCAGGGATAGGATGGCTTTCCCAGCGACGCCGGAAGGCCCCGAACACGCGGTATGGGCTGCCATCCTCCTTGACCAGGACATCCGGCGGGTGGATGGTGGGCCAGCCGATGCGGATCAGGGGAAGCCAGGAGGCGACCTCCGCGTCCCTCCGCCGGGCATAGGGGCTGACATCCCCCTCGGCGAACACCGCGGTGGCCCCCGTTTCCACCATCAACCCGCGGAGGATCTCCGCCGGAGGACCTTCGCGGACGACCAGATAGCCTCCACGGGCGCGCAGCTCTTCGTCCAGCGCTCGCAGCCCAGCCATCAGGAAGGCCCGGCGGCGGGGGGAGGCCCGGGCGAAGGCGGGATCCAGGATGAAGACCGGGATCACCTCCTCTGCCGCCTGCCAGGCCAGCGTCAGGGCAGGGTGATCCCTCAATCGGAGATCCCGGCGGATCCACCAGATCACCCGGCGGGCCATCATCCTCCCTCCACGGCGGTCGGTGCCGGCACCTGTTCCGGGAAGATTCGATGCAGGATCTCGATCGCCTCGAGGGCCACCGCTCGTTCAAAGGTATAAAAGCCTTCGTAGTAACGGCCCGGACGGATAAGGGATGGGACTTCCAGGGCCATCAGGCACATCCCAATTCCCGGGCCATGGGCGATCACGAACCAGTAAGCCTCCAGCGGTGTCCCTCCCGTATCGATGAGGATCGTGCGTTCGTGAAAGCGAAAGGCGTCTGGATCCGGCACGTCGTGGGCTCCGTAGATCCAGAGCCCTTTCAGAGATCCAGCCAGGTGGCGGTAACGACGCCTCTGGGGAAGCAGCCGGGAGAGGCGCTGGAAGGAGACGTGAAGCTCCGCCTCGCCCCGCTGGTCCGCTGCGAGCTCCTCCAGGATGTGGCTGATACGGGTCATCGCCTCCACGGAGAACGTATATCGAAACGAGAGATGGCCCAGGTCCTCCGGTCGGACCCGATACAGCAGATCCTCGCCCTGCGGGATGCGGGCGCTCATCGCTCGTCGGTAGAACGCTTCCAGCACATCGAAGGCCTGGATGTTCATCGGATGCCCTCCATCGAAGGCCTGACGAATGGGGAGTGGATGATCCAGCGCCGGCGGGGCAGGGCGGCCAGGTCCTCCCGCATGTCCTCTGCCACCCGCCACGCCCCGAGGGCCACGGCCGGGATGGACTGGCCCGGGAAAACGCTGTCTCCGACCAGATACAGACGGGGGCGGATGCGAGACCTGCAGCTGCGCCCCAGGCGGGTCTGAGGAAACCCGCCTACCCACCCCATCGGGCGTCCGGTGAACTGCTGGAAGGTGATGGGGGTGGCGGCCTCGGCCCATGCCAGATCCTCCGGCAGCCGGGGAAGGACACGGGCGGCGGCTTGCAGGACACGCGCCACCATCTCCGCCTTGCGCCGGGCGTAGGCTTCTCGATCCTGCTGAAACAGTGACCACCACCGCCGGAGATCCGTGTGGGTGCTCAGGGTAAGCGCGCGGAATCCCCGGGGGGCGCGTGAAGGATCCGCAGCTGGGCTGATGGAGAGGAACACTGCCCCTCCTTCATCGAAAGGCTCTCCCTGCAGGATCTGGTGATGCAGCGGGAGATCCGACGGGACGGCCGCCTCCGCGACGGCGGCGTAGACCACGAAAGCCCCCCAGCCATCCGGCGGAGCGGCCGGCGCCCGTCGCCATGGAGGAGGTGCAACTTCCCTGAGCAGGCGAACAGCCCCAGCTGGCGGCATGTTCAGGATCACCCCCTCTGCCTCCCAGACGCCATAACCCCGGGTCTCGACCTGGAACCCGCCATCCGCTTGGGGGCGGACGGCGATGACCTCGTGGCGGAAACGAATCTCCCCTCCGTATCGGACGATGGCGTCGGCCAGCCGGGCGGCGATCGCCCCGATGCCTCCTGGAAGCCAGCCCACCCCGGTATGGGGGAGATCCAGGGCCGCCGCCGCGTAGAGCGCGTTGGCGCGTTCCACCGTCGTTTGAGCGCTGATCCATAGCTGACCGTTGACCAGTTCCCGGAGCCGCCGATCGCCGGGTGGGAGGCGGCTCGCGGCCGGTCGGAAGGCATCTCGAATCCAGCCCGGTAGGTCCGCCGGATGGGCAGAGAGGCGGAGAGCCCGGAGCAAGCGCAAGAGATCTCGAGGGCGCTGAGGTGGCCATGGCAGTCGCTCTCGAATCAGAGCCCACAGGGCTTTGGCGGTCCGCTCCTGCCACGCCCAGAACGGCTCTCCGGCCGACCCCAGGACCCGCAGGCGTTCTTCCCGCCAGCGCTCTCGATCCGTCCAGCGGGGGATGGTCTGCCCGTCCGATAGATGCACCTGCATGGCGACAGGCTCCAGGTGGATCCCCCATTCCAGCTCCAGACGCTCTCCCAGGCGGTGAAGGGGCATATCGGGCCCAAACCCGGCGGCCAGGGTGGCTCCGGCGTCAAATCGAAAGCCGTGTCGATCAAATGTCGAGGCGCATCCGCCGGGGTAGGCCTGGGTCTCCATGACCACCACCGGAATCCCATAGCGGGCAAGGATCGCAGCGGCCGTCAGCCCGCCGATGCCAGCGCCGACCACGATCACCGGCCGCATGGGGCATTTCCTTCCAGCGCGCGTCGGGTTTGCCAAGCCCGGTAGGCAAAGAGCAGCGGCAGCCCCAGCCAGATCGCCCACGCCACAACCCGGCGCAGGGGGGAGGCGGGCAGATCGGCTTCAATCGCATCGACGATGCGGGTTCGATCAGGCCCAATCGCCTCAAAGCGATGGCGATGACGCCATCGGGCGAATGGGCCCTCCTCCTGTTCATCCACAAACCCCTCTGGCGAGACCTCTTCATGGCGCGCTGTCCAGCGGATCCGCAGCGGCCCCAGCCCGAAGGAGAACCGGACGCGAGAGCCGGGCGCCAGCGGCTCCCGCAGTTCCCACCGCAGACCGAGGAGAGGAGGGGTGAGCCGCTCCAGGGCCATAGGGTCCTGATGGAAACGGATCACCGCCTCCTGGGGGGCCTGAACATCGAACGAATGGTGAAACTTCATGAGCACCTATCCTCCGCTGTCGAAGGGATGGAGGCTTTTAGCCAGCGGACCAGATCCATCCCTACCGGGTCCCCGGCCAGATGCCGGCGCAGGCCGAGGGC
This genomic window contains:
- a CDS encoding DICT sensory domain-containing protein, translated to MNIQAFDVLEAFYRRAMSARIPQGEDLLYRVRPEDLGHLSFRYTFSVEAMTRISHILEELAADQRGEAELHVSFQRLSRLLPQRRRYRHLAGSLKGLWIYGAHDVPDPDAFRFHERTILIDTGGTPLEAYWFVIAHGPGIGMCLMALEVPSLIRPGRYYEGFYTFERAVALEAIEILHRIFPEQVPAPTAVEGG
- a CDS encoding NAD(P)/FAD-dependent oxidoreductase, which translates into the protein MRPVIVVGAGIGGLTAAAILARYGIPVVVMETQAYPGGCASTFDRHGFRFDAGATLAAGFGPDMPLHRLGERLELEWGIHLEPVAMQVHLSDGQTIPRWTDRERWREERLRVLGSAGEPFWAWQERTAKALWALIRERLPWPPQRPRDLLRLLRALRLSAHPADLPGWIRDAFRPAASRLPPGDRRLRELVNGQLWISAQTTVERANALYAAAALDLPHTGVGWLPGGIGAIAARLADAIVRYGGEIRFRHEVIAVRPQADGGFQVETRGYGVWEAEGVILNMPPAGAVRLLREVAPPPWRRAPAAPPDGWGAFVVYAAVAEAAVPSDLPLHHQILQGEPFDEGGAVFLSISPAADPSRAPRGFRALTLSTHTDLRRWWSLFQQDREAYARRKAEMVARVLQAAARVLPRLPEDLAWAEAATPITFQQFTGRPMGWVGGFPQTRLGRSCRSRIRPRLYLVGDSVFPGQSIPAVALGAWRVAEDMREDLAALPRRRWIIHSPFVRPSMEGIR
- a CDS encoding SRPBCC family protein codes for the protein MKFHHSFDVQAPQEAVIRFHQDPMALERLTPPLLGLRWELREPLAPGSRVRFSFGLGPLRIRWTARHEEVSPEGFVDEQEEGPFARWRHRHRFEAIGPDRTRIVDAIEADLPASPLRRVVAWAIWLGLPLLFAYRAWQTRRALEGNAPCGR
- a CDS encoding deoxyribodipyrimidine photo-lyase; translated protein: MARRVIWWIRRDLRLRDHPALTLAWQAAEEVIPVFILDPAFARASPRRRAFLMAGLRALDEELRARGGYLVVREGPPAEILRGLMVETGATAVFAEGDVSPYARRRDAEVASWLPLIRIGWPTIHPPDVLVKEDGSPYRVFGAFRRRWESHPIPAVLSEKAIPSRWRMPTELPSLPLPAVRTPEGFPAGEQAAWERLRVFVQGDDAPIFHYRALRRRLDGEGGSRLSPYLRFGMLSPRQALWAALEAEARAPNAESRRSVRAWINELIWRDFFLTWFYAFPDLRRRSLRPPREARPPEKDPRALEAWRAGRTGYPLIDAAMRQLAQEGWMPNRARMLTAFFLSRCMDIDWREGERWFLENLIDGDPAVNGGNWQWAAGAGLDPLSALRSFDIIRQARQADPHGGYIRRYLPELDRVPEAFIHAPWTMPEDLQRQVGCRIGRDYPAPCIDARGKRKERIHG